From Pandoraea norimbergensis, the proteins below share one genomic window:
- a CDS encoding PqiC family protein, protein MMRPTDMFRSSRSMLGRRAVASAATVTTVGLVLAMAGCASPTPSFYTLAGAGGASNTANVGTNAPATPYALEVSPVAVPEQVDRPQIVVTKGGGQVDILEASRWAAPLKNELTSTISRGLTQRLGAMDVYGLPRADGVTVYRLSTSVQRFESVPGEQAALTAVWTVRRVPGDVVLTCRFNGTEPASGGIPEVVAAQRKLVGQLTDSIGRAIATSAQGTTPRCDG, encoded by the coding sequence ATGATGAGGCCGACCGATATGTTCCGTAGCTCCCGAAGCATGTTGGGTCGCCGCGCCGTTGCGTCGGCTGCCACCGTCACGACGGTTGGGCTGGTGCTGGCGATGGCGGGTTGTGCGTCGCCAACGCCGAGTTTCTACACGCTTGCGGGCGCAGGTGGCGCGTCGAACACAGCCAATGTGGGAACCAACGCGCCCGCGACGCCGTATGCCCTCGAAGTGTCACCGGTGGCGGTGCCCGAGCAGGTCGACCGCCCGCAGATCGTCGTGACCAAGGGCGGCGGACAAGTCGATATTCTGGAAGCGTCGCGCTGGGCGGCACCGCTCAAGAACGAACTGACGTCGACGATCTCGCGCGGCTTGACGCAACGTCTTGGCGCAATGGATGTGTATGGGCTGCCGCGCGCCGACGGCGTGACGGTCTATCGCCTGTCCACGTCGGTGCAACGCTTCGAGTCGGTGCCCGGCGAACAGGCTGCGCTCACCGCCGTCTGGACGGTGCGCCGTGTGCCAGGCGACGTGGTGCTGACCTGCCGTTTCAACGGCACTGAGCCCGCATCTGGCGGCATTCCCGAGGTGGTCGCCGCGCAGCGCAAGCTGGTCGGCCAACTGACGGACAGCATCGGCCGCGCCATCGCCACCAGTGCGCAAGGGACGACGCCCCGCTGCGACGGGTAA